Proteins from a genomic interval of Magnetococcales bacterium:
- a CDS encoding HlyC/CorC family transporter, whose protein sequence is MSNLVVLLVLLSLSAFFSGAEIALVSLSKIRVEALLREKRRGAKALYLLKKNPNRMLAIILIGNNVVNIAASAIGTVLATHYFGTLGPGLAVGFLTLLILIFGEITPKTIAVNHSTSISLTVAPVILFFGRIVSPIIWLLEHFTSWLQSHFNLQAEPMVTESEVVSMVNHGANEGTIEHDEREMIKRIFAFDTLRAGDVMIPRAEVVTMDGNRTIRNALGEILSHRHSRIPLHTGDTNDITMVVHLRDILSAIHADRWDVSLMDIAHTPMFVPVNQRVDELFESIRKKKERTVIVVGPFGNMRGLCTLEDLVEELVGEIYDDKETPKEFFHPTPDGELLAEGKVTMRRVHEYFGDIHLNCKPTDSINEWILRSVQRIPAANEQFVIDDLWVAVERASLNRIHNVRMALRSEVTGTGNDPHYDFN, encoded by the coding sequence GTGTCCAATCTTGTCGTATTGCTGGTTCTGTTGTCGCTGTCCGCTTTTTTCTCCGGTGCCGAAATCGCATTGGTCTCCCTTTCGAAAATCCGGGTCGAAGCGCTCTTGCGGGAAAAACGCAGGGGCGCCAAAGCGCTCTACCTGCTCAAGAAAAATCCCAACCGCATGCTGGCCATCATTCTGATCGGCAACAATGTGGTCAATATTGCCGCCTCCGCCATTGGAACCGTACTGGCCACACATTATTTCGGTACACTCGGACCAGGATTGGCCGTGGGGTTTCTCACCCTGTTGATTCTCATCTTCGGCGAAATCACGCCAAAAACGATCGCCGTCAACCATTCCACGTCCATCTCCCTGACCGTCGCCCCCGTGATTCTGTTTTTCGGGCGGATCGTCAGTCCCATCATCTGGCTGCTCGAACACTTCACCTCCTGGCTGCAATCCCATTTCAATCTTCAGGCCGAACCGATGGTCACCGAGTCGGAGGTGGTCAGCATGGTCAACCACGGGGCCAACGAGGGGACGATCGAACACGATGAACGGGAGATGATCAAACGGATTTTCGCTTTCGATACCCTCAGGGCCGGCGATGTCATGATTCCCCGTGCCGAGGTGGTCACCATGGATGGCAACCGCACCATTCGCAATGCCCTGGGTGAAATCCTTTCCCATCGCCACAGCCGCATCCCCCTGCACACCGGCGATACCAACGACATCACGATGGTGGTGCATCTGCGCGACATTCTCTCGGCCATTCATGCCGATCGCTGGGATGTCTCCCTGATGGACATCGCCCATACCCCCATGTTCGTCCCGGTCAACCAGAGGGTGGACGAATTGTTCGAAAGCATTCGCAAGAAAAAGGAACGGACCGTCATCGTCGTCGGTCCGTTTGGCAACATGCGCGGGCTTTGTACCCTGGAAGATCTGGTGGAAGAGTTGGTGGGGGAAATCTATGACGACAAGGAGACGCCAAAAGAATTTTTCCACCCGACCCCCGACGGCGAATTGTTGGCCGAGGGAAAAGTGACAATGCGCCGCGTCCATGAATATTTCGGCGACATCCATCTCAACTGCAAACCCACCGATTCCATCAACGAGTGGATTCTCCGGTCGGTGCAGCGCATCCCGGCGGCCAATGAACAGTTTGTCATCGATGATTTGTGGGTGGCGGTGGAACGGGCTTCACTCAATCGAATTCACAATGTTCGCATGGCGCTGCGCAGCGAAGTCACGGGGACCGGCAACGATCCTCATTATGATTTCAATTAA
- a CDS encoding CoB--CoM heterodisulfide reductase iron-sulfur subunit B family protein — protein sequence MKEYSFFPGCSSEHNASAANLETSVQSMCRMLDIKLNEIDDWNCCSASIGYAGGGVIPRLSLSARNFALSRQQQGERDLVATCAACWLSMRETNERLDHDDELRGKVNLALKEGGLSYEGGIKTRHMVEVLIEDIGWDAMKGKVKKPLTGLKVAGYVGCQTNRPFGIAGDSFENPQYLDRMIELTGATAIPFAKKVACCGGALMFSEQEKSCQLTREILQCAVDGGAECVVTPCPVCQLNLEVYQGKINQLFGTRFKIPILYYSQLMVLSWGGSWNDAGLHQQVVQPDVLKPFA from the coding sequence ATGAAGGAGTATTCGTTCTTTCCAGGTTGCAGTTCGGAACACAACGCCTCCGCGGCCAATCTGGAGACCTCCGTGCAGTCGATGTGCCGGATGCTCGACATCAAGCTCAATGAAATCGATGATTGGAACTGTTGCAGCGCCTCGATCGGTTATGCGGGGGGCGGTGTGATTCCCCGTTTGTCGTTGTCGGCGCGCAATTTTGCCCTTTCCAGGCAGCAGCAGGGGGAGCGCGATCTGGTTGCCACCTGTGCTGCCTGTTGGCTTTCGATGCGCGAGACCAACGAGCGGCTTGATCATGATGACGAGTTGCGGGGAAAGGTCAATCTTGCCCTCAAGGAGGGGGGACTTTCCTATGAGGGGGGGATCAAGACCCGGCACATGGTTGAGGTCCTTATCGAAGACATCGGTTGGGACGCCATGAAGGGCAAGGTGAAAAAGCCGTTGACCGGACTGAAGGTGGCTGGTTATGTCGGCTGTCAGACCAACCGTCCTTTTGGCATTGCCGGGGATTCCTTTGAAAATCCGCAATATCTGGATCGAATGATCGAGCTGACCGGGGCCACGGCCATTCCCTTTGCCAAAAAGGTTGCCTGTTGCGGTGGGGCTTTGATGTTCTCGGAGCAGGAAAAGTCGTGTCAACTGACCAGGGAGATCCTTCAATGTGCGGTGGATGGGGGGGCCGAATGTGTTGTCACCCCGTGTCCTGTCTGCCAATTGAATCTTGAGGTCTATCAAGGCAAGATCAATCAACTCTTCGGGACCCGTTTCAAGATTCCAATCCTGTATTATTCGCAGTTGATGGTGTTGTCCTGGGGGGGGAGTTGGAACGATGCGGGCTTGCATCAACAGGTGGTGCAACCCGATGTCCTCAAACCCTTTGCCTGA
- a CDS encoding 4Fe-4S dicluster domain-containing protein codes for MTYDLTFAKEVYQNSEEGHWIKMCMQCGVCAGSCPMGFLGAWTYSPRQLFQMVRAGMRDEVLTSSDMWMCTSCYNCIVRCPRNLPITHIVHGLARYASVQGKANPKQPTHQFAKDIFWENIVATGRVGEAALTMKLYFKDGIGEGIKQGLEMKDSALGMLKAKRLKPLPFRGKIKGYPGFKAMLKKAFELENQKEGKA; via the coding sequence ATGACATACGACCTGACGTTCGCCAAAGAGGTCTATCAGAATTCGGAAGAGGGGCACTGGATCAAGATGTGCATGCAGTGCGGCGTTTGTGCCGGATCCTGCCCCATGGGCTTTCTTGGGGCCTGGACCTATTCCCCGAGGCAGCTTTTTCAGATGGTCCGCGCCGGAATGCGCGACGAGGTATTGACCAGTTCCGACATGTGGATGTGTACCTCCTGTTACAACTGCATTGTCCGTTGCCCGCGCAATCTTCCCATCACCCATATCGTCCATGGTCTGGCCCGTTATGCTTCGGTTCAGGGCAAGGCCAATCCCAAACAACCGACCCATCAGTTCGCCAAGGACATTTTCTGGGAAAACATCGTCGCTACCGGTCGGGTCGGCGAGGCGGCCCTGACGATGAAACTGTATTTCAAGGATGGCATCGGCGAAGGGATCAAACAGGGATTGGAAATGAAGGATTCGGCGTTGGGCATGTTGAAGGCCAAACGTCTCAAACCCCTCCCTTTCCGTGGAAAAATAAAGGGTTATCCCGGATTCAAAGCCATGTTGAAGAAGGCGTTTGAACTTGAAAATCAGAAGGAGGGCAAGGCATGA